The genomic region CAGGAATCGTTGGAAATTGCAGATATTATCGAAAAAGGTCCGAATTCGCTATCTTATGTGGCTGCTGGTTCAGGATTAACCAATATTTTTCACTTTAATCCCCATTATTTCGATTATTTTGCAGAACAGCTGCAGTCGATTTCCATGCAATATGATTATATTCTTTTTGATCTGGGCGCTGGTATGCAGGATCAGCACTTAAAGTTTGCATTTGCTGCCAATGAATGCTTTGTTTTAACAAATACTGAGCCAACTTCCATAACAGATGCATATGCGGTAATGAAGCATCTGTACTATGAGCAGAGTTCCATACCCGTTTATCTTATTGTTAATCGAGCTGAACCTGAGGATGGTGAACTGACCATTAAAAAATTTAAAGCTGTGGTTGAACAGTATTTGAAGCAATCGTTTATTCCTTTAGGTGTTTTACCGGATGACCACGCTCTGGTCAAGGCAGTTAAAGATCAGATTCCATTCCTTCTGCACAATAAACGGTCGGCAATTAGTCTGCAACTGGCACAACTGATTGACAACTATTTAGGTGAGCAATCCAAGGAAAGAATGGCCATACGTCACTCCTTTGTTACAAAGCTGAAAATGCTATTTAAGAGAAAGGTAGATTAATATGCAAAACATCCGAGTACTGGTCATAGATGATTCGGCATTTATGCGTAAAATGATTTCAGATATTTTAAATCAGGATGATCAAATCCAGGTTGTTGGAACAGCAAGAAATGGACAGGACGGCATTCAAAAAATCAAAAGCCTTTCACCTGATGTCATTACTTTAGACGTGGAAATGCCTGTCATGAATGGGATTGAAGCACTGGAAAAGATTATGAAGGAATGTCCGGTACCGGCTGTTATGGTTTCAAGTGTGACTAAATCGGGGGCAGACAGCACTCTCCAGGCCTTACACCTGGGTGCAATTGACTTTATTACGAAACCTTCCGGATCTATTTCGCTCGATATTTACAAAACAGAATATGAAATCATATCAAAAGTAAAACAGGCTGCAACTGTTAATATTCATCAATTTCATACAAAGTCAACTTTGCCAAACCCTGTACCTTCTCAAACGGACAGTACCGTCAGCCAAAAGAAGAAGGTTGTTGTTATAGGTGTTTCAACAGGTGGACCTAGAGCTTTACAGTCTCTGATCCCTGCTTTGCCTGATGATTTCCCGGCTCCAATTTTAATTGTTCAGCATATGCCGGCTGCATTCACAAAATCACTGGCTGAACGTTTAAATCGCCAGTCAAAACTGTCTGTTAAGGAGGCAGTGAATGGAGAAATCCTATCTAAAGGTGTGGTTTATATTGCTGCTGGCGATTACCACCTGGAGATTAAACGAACAGGAACTACATTGACTGCTTTAGTTGAACAATCCGAGCCGGTGGGCGGACATCGCCCTTCTGTTAATAAATTGTTTGAATCGGCAGCAGATCTGAAATATTATGAAAAATATGCAGTTATTCTGACAGGGATGGGTTCGGATGGATCGAAAGGGATTCAAATATTAAAGGAAAAGGATAAGGGGACAAAAGTCATTGTCGAATCAGAAGAATCTGCAGTGATTTTCGGGATGCCCAAAGCAGCTCTCAATACAAATGAGGTCAATCATGTAGTAAGCATTGATCAAATGGGATCTCTGTTAAGTGAGCTTATTCAAAAATAAGGGGATTCGCAGATAATAACATAAGGGGGAATGATGCAGATGACAAAAGAACAACGCAATGAAAAAGTAATCGTTTTTCAAATAAAGAATGAAGAGTACGGAGCACCGGTGGACGCTGTAGGTTCCATAGAACGTATGGTCGAAGTAACACGAGTCCCCGGTACACCTCCATTTGTAAAAGGAGTGATTAATCTTCGAGGTGTAGTGACCCCGATTATTGATTTAAGGGAAAGATTCGGAATAGAGCCAGCGGAATATGACGACCGGACAAGAATAATTATCGTTTCACTGGAAGATAAAGAAGTTGGAATGATTGTCGACACTGCTAATGATGTTATCGATGTTTCAGCCGATGCTATTGAACCTCCGCCGGAAGTAATAGGATCAGTAGATGTAGATTATATCAGGGGAGTTGCAAAATTAGACAATCGATTATTAATTCTCCTGAATATAGAAAAAGTCCTTTCGGAAGAGGAGATAACTGAAATATCACAGGTAGAAGGGTAGAACATTATGAAAGATTCGTTTTCTTTTTCCAGCTTACACTTAGATATATTAAAAGAGATTGGAAATATCGGTTCCGGAAATGCAACGACATCTTTGTCAGCTTTATTAAACCGGAAAATACAAATGCAAGTTCCTGAAGTAAATATCGTCCGTTTTGATGAAATGATGGACATGACAGGTGGACCGGAGAAGGAAATTGCTTCTATTTTTGTAAAAATTCAAGGGGATATTTCAGGCAGTATGTTTTTTGTACTCCCCCCGCATGAGGCAAGTATGCTTATAAGGGAAATGACGGGGAATGACGACTTTCATTTTCAGTCTCCCCCCTATTCTGATCTTGCTGTTTCCGCTTATGTGGAATTGGGAAACATATTATGCGGGTCGTATTTGAGTGCCCTATCCGATATGACAAACCTGAACATTCAGCCGTCTGTACCATCAGCAGCTTTTGATATGGTTGGTGCTATTTTAACGGCAGGACTAGTAGAAATTTCCCAGGTTGCTGACCAGGCGATTTTTATTGAGACGCTGCTATTAGATGAAAAGGATCAATATGACCAGATGAAGGGACAGTTCTTTCTCCTGCCTGACCCTGATTCCTTTGACAAAATTTTCAATGCCTTAGGAGCTCCTCGTTAGTATGGAGACTGCAGGAGAAATTGTAAAAGTAGGTATAGCGGATATAGGGGTTTTAAAAGGTCCAGGTAAAATTCGTACTTCCGGACTTGGCTCTTGTGTGGGAGTTTTGATTTATGATCTTCGTGCACAGGTGGCTGCTTTAGTACACATCATGCTACCTGATTCTTCAGCGTTCAGGGGAGATCATTTAAACAAGGCAAAATATGCAGACACAGGAATCAGGGAAGCCATAGTTTTATTAAAACAATATGGGGCACGTTCCCATAACTTAAAAGCTAAGATAGCCGGGGGCGCACAAATGTTTCAACTCTCTGCAGCACAGGATATGATGAGAATTGGACCTCGTAATATAGAAGCTGTTAAGAAGCTGCTATCCAGCCTTCGTAT from Virgibacillus sp. MSP4-1 harbors:
- a CDS encoding MinD/ParA family protein; this encodes MTDQAQKLRELLKKKKDIREAKTIAILSGKGGVGKSNFALNFAIGLQQKGKRVLLFDLDFGMGNIDVLMGVTPKKTIIQMFQESLEIADIIEKGPNSLSYVAAGSGLTNIFHFNPHYFDYFAEQLQSISMQYDYILFDLGAGMQDQHLKFAFAANECFVLTNTEPTSITDAYAVMKHLYYEQSSIPVYLIVNRAEPEDGELTIKKFKAVVEQYLKQSFIPLGVLPDDHALVKAVKDQIPFLLHNKRSAISLQLAQLIDNYLGEQSKERMAIRHSFVTKLKMLFKRKVD
- a CDS encoding chemotaxis response regulator protein-glutamate methylesterase, which encodes MQNIRVLVIDDSAFMRKMISDILNQDDQIQVVGTARNGQDGIQKIKSLSPDVITLDVEMPVMNGIEALEKIMKECPVPAVMVSSVTKSGADSTLQALHLGAIDFITKPSGSISLDIYKTEYEIISKVKQAATVNIHQFHTKSTLPNPVPSQTDSTVSQKKKVVVIGVSTGGPRALQSLIPALPDDFPAPILIVQHMPAAFTKSLAERLNRQSKLSVKEAVNGEILSKGVVYIAAGDYHLEIKRTGTTLTALVEQSEPVGGHRPSVNKLFESAADLKYYEKYAVILTGMGSDGSKGIQILKEKDKGTKVIVESEESAVIFGMPKAALNTNEVNHVVSIDQMGSLLSELIQK
- a CDS encoding chemotaxis protein CheW, with protein sequence MTKEQRNEKVIVFQIKNEEYGAPVDAVGSIERMVEVTRVPGTPPFVKGVINLRGVVTPIIDLRERFGIEPAEYDDRTRIIIVSLEDKEVGMIVDTANDVIDVSADAIEPPPEVIGSVDVDYIRGVAKLDNRLLILLNIEKVLSEEEITEISQVEG
- a CDS encoding chemotaxis protein CheC, with translation MKDSFSFSSLHLDILKEIGNIGSGNATTSLSALLNRKIQMQVPEVNIVRFDEMMDMTGGPEKEIASIFVKIQGDISGSMFFVLPPHEASMLIREMTGNDDFHFQSPPYSDLAVSAYVELGNILCGSYLSALSDMTNLNIQPSVPSAAFDMVGAILTAGLVEISQVADQAIFIETLLLDEKDQYDQMKGQFFLLPDPDSFDKIFNALGAPR
- a CDS encoding chemotaxis protein CheD, which produces METAGEIVKVGIADIGVLKGPGKIRTSGLGSCVGVLIYDLRAQVAALVHIMLPDSSAFRGDHLNKAKYADTGIREAIVLLKQYGARSHNLKAKIAGGAQMFQLSAAQDMMRIGPRNIEAVKKLLSSLRIPVISEDVGGSNGRTIEFNCVTGMLTIRTVNEGTKEI